The following proteins are co-located in the Ancylothrix sp. D3o genome:
- a CDS encoding pitrilysin family protein, translating to MPDPAFGQASAQGMEAKHYTELQFPPLPEITLPDYTRYQLDNGITVFLMEDRELPLVSGTALFRTGERFEPADKVGLADITGEVMRTGGTRKHTADQLNEILEQKAASVETGISIDAGSASFSSLTEDVSEVFDLFAEVVRMPVFSADKVDLAKTQRQGSIARRNDDPNDIASREFAKLIYGKNSPYGRITEYASLDNISREDLVAFYQQYFHPNNMILGIVGDFDSAAMRKLIAEKFGDWPVDQNFKVPPLPAVSQANNSGVFFIDQPQLTQSSVLLGQLGGQLNSPDYPALTVLNDLLNGFGGRLFNEVRSRQGLAYSVYGVWSARYDYPGMFIAGGQTRSEATVPFIQGIFNEIKRLRSEMVTPEELAFAKESTLNSFIFNFADPVSTLSRLMRYEYYGYPSDFIFQYRRGVEATTAADVLRVAQTYLKPENMVTLVVGNSSQIQPALSSLGNGIKVTSIDITIPEPKS from the coding sequence ATGCCTGATCCTGCTTTTGGTCAAGCTTCGGCGCAGGGAATGGAGGCTAAACACTATACAGAGTTGCAGTTTCCGCCTCTGCCAGAAATTACGTTGCCGGATTATACTCGCTATCAGCTTGATAACGGGATTACGGTTTTTTTGATGGAGGATCGGGAGTTGCCTCTGGTTAGTGGGACTGCTTTATTTCGCACCGGCGAACGTTTTGAACCGGCAGATAAGGTGGGTTTGGCCGATATTACTGGTGAGGTGATGCGAACTGGTGGCACGAGGAAACATACTGCTGATCAGCTTAATGAGATTTTAGAACAAAAGGCTGCTTCGGTGGAAACGGGGATTTCTATTGATGCGGGTAGTGCTAGTTTTAGTTCTCTTACTGAAGATGTTTCGGAGGTTTTTGATTTATTTGCGGAAGTAGTCAGGATGCCTGTTTTTTCTGCTGATAAAGTTGATTTGGCTAAAACCCAGCGTCAAGGCAGTATTGCTCGCCGCAATGATGATCCTAATGATATTGCCAGTAGGGAGTTTGCTAAACTTATTTACGGCAAAAATAGCCCCTATGGTCGCATAACTGAATATGCTTCGCTTGATAACATCAGCCGTGAAGATTTGGTAGCGTTTTATCAGCAATATTTTCACCCCAATAATATGATTTTGGGGATTGTTGGTGATTTTGATTCGGCGGCGATGCGAAAGTTAATTGCTGAGAAATTTGGTGATTGGCCGGTTGATCAAAATTTTAAGGTTCCGCCTTTGCCTGCGGTTTCTCAGGCTAATAATAGCGGTGTCTTTTTTATTGATCAACCTCAACTAACCCAAAGTTCTGTGCTTTTAGGACAGTTAGGAGGTCAGTTAAATAGTCCCGATTATCCGGCTTTAACGGTTCTCAATGATTTGCTTAATGGCTTTGGAGGCCGGTTGTTTAATGAAGTTCGTTCTCGTCAAGGTTTAGCTTATTCTGTGTATGGTGTTTGGAGTGCTCGTTATGACTATCCGGGGATGTTTATAGCCGGTGGGCAAACTCGTTCTGAGGCAACGGTGCCGTTTATTCAAGGCATTTTTAATGAAATTAAGCGCCTTCGTAGTGAAATGGTTACACCGGAAGAATTGGCGTTTGCTAAAGAATCAACTCTCAATTCTTTTATTTTCAACTTTGCTGACCCGGTTAGTACCCTGTCGCGGTTAATGCGCTATGAGTATTATGGCTATCCGAGTGATTTTATCTTTCAATACCGGCGCGGTGTTGAAGCCACCACAGCAGCGGATGTGCTGCGCGTTGCCCAAACTTACTTAAAACCAGAAAATATGGTGACGTTGGTTGTCGGAAATAGCAGCCAAATTCAACCAGCTTTAAGTAGTTTAGGAAATGGAATCAAGGTAACATCAATTGATATTACGATTCCCGAACCAAAAAGCTAA
- a CDS encoding pitrilysin family protein, protein MLLVVALLWPTSPLSAIAGITKSQQIAQSIQPYLDRVISRVSEFRLENGMKFIVLERHQAPVVSFLTYADVGGANEPTGKTGVAHFLEHLAFKGTRRIGTNDFAAEQPLLEKLDQLDAQIRAAKAAKNDSQVAKLQAEFNKIEADAAQFAVQNELGRIVERSGGVGLNANTSTDATRYFYSFPSNKLELWMSLESERFLEPVFREFYKEKEVILEERRMRTDNSPIGKMIEVFLDAAYKVHPYKRPVIGYDEDIRNLTRQDIQDFFDTYYGPSNLTMAVVGDVDPAEVKRLAEIYFGRYPAKPAPTDVQSVEPPQTETRQVTLQLQTQPWYLEGYHRPAMNHPDHVIYQMIASLLSDGRTSRLYKSLVEQKQVALNAQGFSGFPGEKFPNLMLFYALTAPGHTVDEVQQALHTEIEKLKKEPVSVRELDRVKTQSRANLLRSLDSNQGMAELLLEYEIKTGSWRNLFKELDSIAKVTPADVQRVSKATFTEQNRTIGKLLPRS, encoded by the coding sequence ATGCTTTTGGTTGTGGCACTGCTGTGGCCGACATCGCCGCTTTCGGCAATTGCCGGCATTACAAAATCGCAACAAATCGCTCAGTCGATCCAACCTTATCTGGATCGAGTGATCAGCCGAGTTAGCGAGTTCCGCCTTGAAAATGGCATGAAATTTATCGTCCTCGAAAGACATCAGGCGCCGGTGGTTTCGTTTCTCACCTATGCTGATGTTGGCGGGGCAAATGAACCCACTGGCAAAACAGGTGTCGCTCACTTTCTTGAGCACCTTGCTTTTAAGGGCACGCGCCGCATCGGTACCAACGATTTCGCAGCCGAACAACCGCTGCTAGAGAAACTCGACCAACTCGACGCCCAAATTCGCGCCGCTAAAGCTGCGAAAAATGATTCGCAGGTGGCTAAATTACAAGCCGAATTCAATAAAATTGAAGCCGATGCTGCTCAATTTGCTGTTCAAAATGAACTCGGCAGAATTGTTGAGCGTTCTGGTGGTGTCGGGCTGAATGCGAATACTTCGACTGATGCAACACGCTATTTTTATAGCTTTCCGTCGAATAAATTAGAGCTATGGATGTCGCTGGAGTCGGAGCGATTTTTAGAGCCGGTTTTTCGGGAGTTTTACAAAGAAAAAGAGGTGATTTTAGAAGAACGCCGGATGCGTACTGATAACTCGCCGATTGGTAAAATGATTGAGGTGTTTTTGGATGCGGCTTATAAAGTTCATCCCTACAAGCGTCCGGTTATTGGTTATGACGAAGATATCCGCAATTTGACTCGCCAAGATATCCAAGATTTCTTTGATACTTATTATGGCCCTAGTAATTTAACGATGGCTGTTGTAGGTGATGTTGATCCTGCGGAAGTTAAACGTTTGGCTGAGATTTATTTTGGTCGCTATCCAGCTAAACCGGCCCCGACCGATGTCCAAAGTGTTGAACCTCCACAAACGGAAACTCGCCAAGTTACTTTGCAGTTACAAACTCAGCCTTGGTATTTGGAAGGATACCACCGGCCTGCTATGAATCACCCGGATCATGTGATTTATCAGATGATTGCTTCTTTGTTGAGTGATGGTCGGACTTCGAGGCTTTATAAGTCTTTGGTTGAACAAAAACAAGTGGCGTTAAATGCTCAAGGGTTTAGTGGTTTTCCTGGGGAAAAGTTTCCGAATTTAATGCTTTTTTATGCTTTGACGGCACCTGGTCATACAGTTGATGAGGTGCAACAAGCTTTGCATACGGAAATTGAAAAATTGAAAAAGGAGCCGGTTTCTGTAAGGGAGTTAGACCGGGTGAAAACTCAATCGCGGGCTAATTTGTTGCGTTCTCTTGATTCTAATCAGGGCATGGCAGAATTGCTTTTAGAGTATGAGATAAAGACTGGTTCTTGGCGGAATTTGTTTAAGGAGTTGGATAGTATAGCTAAGGTGACTCCGGCTGATGTTCAGCGGGTTTCTAAGGCTACTTTTACTGAGCAAAATCGCACTATTGGTAAGCTTTTACCTCGGTCTTAG
- a CDS encoding type I glyceraldehyde-3-phosphate dehydrogenase, with protein MIRVAINGFGRIGRNFMRCWLTRTNSQLDLVAINDTSDPKTNSHLLRYDSMLGTLKGVDISADDNSITVNGHTVKCVSDRNPLNLPWKDWGIDLIIEATGVFVDNAGASKHIEAGAKKVLITAPGKGSDIGTYVMGVNHQDYEHDKYNVLSNASCTTNCLAPVVKVLHDNFGIIKGTMTTTHSYTGDQRLLDASHRDVRRARAAAINIVPTSTGAAKAVSLVIPAMKGKLNGIALRVPSPNVSVVDFVAQVEKKTFAEEVNEALQKAAEGQMKGILEYSDLPLVSSDYRGNDASSIVDSSLTMVMDGDMVKVVSWYDNEWGYSQRVVDLAELVAQKWA; from the coding sequence GTGATTAGAGTAGCGATCAACGGGTTTGGACGTATCGGACGGAACTTCATGCGCTGCTGGTTGACGAGAACCAACAGCCAACTCGATCTCGTAGCAATTAACGACACTTCTGATCCAAAAACTAACTCGCACTTGCTGAGATATGACTCGATGCTGGGGACGTTGAAGGGTGTAGACATCAGTGCAGATGACAACTCAATTACAGTCAACGGTCATACAGTTAAGTGTGTCTCAGATCGCAACCCGTTAAACTTGCCCTGGAAAGACTGGGGAATTGATTTGATTATCGAAGCGACGGGGGTGTTTGTTGATAACGCCGGCGCATCTAAGCATATTGAGGCCGGTGCTAAAAAGGTTCTGATCACCGCTCCTGGTAAAGGTTCCGATATTGGTACCTATGTGATGGGCGTAAATCATCAGGATTACGAACACGACAAGTATAACGTCCTCAGTAATGCCAGTTGCACCACCAACTGCTTAGCACCGGTGGTGAAAGTGTTGCACGACAACTTCGGTATTATCAAAGGTACAATGACCACCACCCACAGCTACACCGGCGACCAGCGCTTGCTCGACGCCAGCCACCGCGATGTCCGCCGTGCTCGTGCTGCTGCGATCAACATTGTTCCTACCTCCACCGGCGCTGCTAAAGCGGTATCGTTGGTGATCCCCGCCATGAAAGGCAAGCTGAATGGTATTGCTTTGCGTGTACCGAGTCCTAACGTTTCCGTTGTGGACTTTGTGGCGCAAGTTGAGAAAAAGACTTTTGCTGAAGAAGTTAACGAAGCTCTCCAAAAAGCTGCTGAAGGCCAAATGAAGGGGATTTTAGAATACAGCGATTTGCCTTTGGTGTCTTCTGACTATCGTGGTAATGATGCTTCTTCTATCGTTGACTCTAGCCTGACAATGGTGATGGATGGCGATATGGTGAAGGTTGTTTCTTGGTATGACAACGAGTGGGGTTATAGCCAACGGGTTGTCGATCTTGCTGAATTGGTCGCTCAAAAGTGGGCTTAA
- a CDS encoding zinc-dependent metalloprotease, producing MFKIHPTARRLHRRSLEKHAKHDKKQSSGRLSVPSYRTPPHIAIGAFLLNGLFLAVLLHNLFLAIPAYSAETFTSEGKTQPALIAKEKEEETELSPFDKTIQGSEKIQGLFTLYQNKESGEIFAEITPEQLEKNFLCTITLESGIGERGIYSGMPLGDYLFYFRRVNKNLQFVVRNVNFRSNPDDPQRRSLERSFSDSVLSALTIKSSHPESKNLLVDLSDLLLGDFPGLSSLFQGVLGSSYQLDRNKSYFGDAKAFPLNLEIESVYSFEVGNNSENYAYLPSLADSRAFTLRTHYSFSEIQEKNNYLPRFADDRIGYFNTVYKDFSSKNSQEPFVRYINRWNLEKQDPNALQSPPKKPIIFWIDNAVPLEYRDAITEGVLMWNKAFEKAGFINAIEVKQMPDDADWNPSDVRYNTIRWMNSLDGAFALGPSRVNPLTGEILDADIIVDANFVRAMKTEFSNLVEKNQAGSSLFSQVAGNSDFCNYSSFDRYLPQPNNKNQPLNRNLNRAMHRHDLCFGLQAADQFTVGATAMSLLNNVTPDSPQMKEYVHQFVRSLIAHEIGHTLGLRHNFHASTFLKPQELNNQAITRTKGLVASVMDYFPVNLAPIGQKQGDYYPSIIGVYDEWAIMYGYQPVPATTSQAEKPYLEKIAQRSAQPELAYATDEDVWIDDLNPYAQRFDLSADVVQYAQLQMDNARAMWAGMEKRYPAKGESFSELRDLFNAVFSYYLQQAFVVAQYVGGQSFTRNHQNDPGRRAPFVPVPVVQQRQALATLQTYVFNDGVFRFSPDLLNNLAPSRWVHWGISSPSRLDYPIYEQVSVLQRLVLRVLMSPNRLARLRDAELKGQPGQVLALPEVFDTLQTGIWTEIVAGAPTKISSLRRSLQREYLDILTAMVLNKTQAPEDARTLARFKLRQLRDAISTAMSQGGNFDTYTQAHLEETRDLIAKVLDAKLESS from the coding sequence ATGTTTAAAATCCATCCAACCGCCCGACGTCTCCACAGGAGAAGCTTAGAAAAACACGCCAAGCACGACAAAAAGCAATCCTCTGGCCGGTTGTCCGTACCATCCTATCGCACACCCCCCCACATCGCCATCGGAGCATTTCTGCTCAACGGCCTATTCTTAGCAGTATTACTCCACAACTTATTTTTAGCAATACCAGCCTACAGCGCAGAAACGTTCACAAGTGAGGGCAAAACACAACCTGCCTTAATTGCCAAAGAAAAAGAAGAAGAAACAGAACTATCGCCCTTTGACAAAACCATTCAAGGCAGCGAAAAAATACAAGGACTTTTCACCCTTTATCAAAACAAAGAAAGTGGAGAAATTTTTGCAGAAATTACCCCCGAACAGCTAGAAAAAAACTTTCTCTGCACCATCACCCTTGAATCAGGCATAGGCGAACGCGGAATTTACAGCGGAATGCCATTAGGAGACTATCTATTTTATTTTCGTCGCGTCAACAAAAACCTGCAATTTGTTGTTCGTAACGTCAATTTTCGCAGCAACCCAGACGATCCTCAACGCCGGTCTTTAGAACGTTCCTTTAGCGATTCGGTACTTTCAGCCCTCACAATAAAAAGCAGCCATCCAGAAAGCAAAAACCTACTTGTTGATTTAAGTGATTTATTACTCGGAGACTTTCCGGGGCTTTCTTCCTTGTTTCAAGGCGTTTTGGGAAGTTCCTATCAACTCGACCGTAATAAATCTTATTTTGGCGACGCAAAAGCATTTCCCCTCAACCTAGAAATCGAATCTGTGTACAGTTTTGAGGTCGGCAATAATAGCGAAAACTACGCTTATTTACCAAGTTTAGCTGATAGCCGAGCCTTCACCCTGCGAACTCACTACAGTTTTTCGGAAATTCAAGAAAAAAACAACTATCTGCCGCGTTTTGCTGATGACCGCATAGGCTATTTCAACACAGTTTATAAAGATTTTTCCAGCAAAAATTCTCAAGAACCTTTTGTTCGCTACATCAACCGTTGGAACCTCGAAAAACAAGACCCCAACGCCCTGCAATCTCCCCCGAAAAAGCCGATTATTTTTTGGATAGATAACGCCGTTCCTCTGGAATACCGCGATGCGATCACAGAAGGCGTTTTAATGTGGAATAAAGCTTTTGAAAAAGCGGGGTTTATTAATGCCATCGAAGTCAAACAAATGCCCGATGATGCGGACTGGAACCCCTCTGATGTGCGTTATAACACGATTCGCTGGATGAATTCTCTTGATGGTGCTTTCGCCCTTGGGCCATCGCGTGTTAACCCCCTGACCGGCGAAATTCTTGATGCTGATATTATCGTTGATGCCAACTTTGTCCGCGCCATGAAAACCGAATTTAGTAACCTGGTTGAAAAAAACCAGGCCGGTTCTTCTTTGTTTTCTCAAGTTGCCGGCAATTCCGATTTTTGTAACTACAGCAGTTTTGATCGTTATCTACCCCAACCAAACAACAAAAACCAACCTCTAAATCGTAACCTTAACAGGGCTATGCACCGGCATGATTTGTGCTTTGGACTGCAAGCAGCCGATCAATTTACGGTGGGTGCCACAGCGATGTCTTTGCTCAACAATGTCACGCCTGATAGCCCCCAAATGAAAGAATATGTCCATCAATTTGTTCGCTCTTTAATTGCTCACGAAATTGGTCATACCCTTGGACTAAGGCATAATTTTCATGCCAGCACTTTCTTAAAACCGCAAGAGTTAAACAACCAGGCAATTACTCGCACAAAAGGCTTAGTTGCTTCGGTAATGGATTATTTTCCAGTCAATTTAGCGCCGATTGGTCAAAAACAGGGTGATTATTATCCGTCGATTATTGGAGTTTATGATGAGTGGGCAATTATGTATGGTTATCAACCCGTACCGGCCACTACTTCCCAAGCAGAAAAGCCTTATTTAGAAAAAATTGCCCAACGTTCTGCTCAACCAGAATTAGCTTATGCCACCGATGAAGATGTGTGGATAGATGATTTAAACCCCTATGCCCAACGCTTTGATTTAAGCGCCGATGTCGTGCAATATGCTCAACTTCAAATGGATAATGCCCGTGCAATGTGGGCCGGTATGGAAAAACGTTATCCTGCCAAAGGTGAAAGTTTTAGCGAATTGCGAGATTTATTTAATGCGGTGTTTAGCTATTATTTACAGCAGGCATTTGTGGTGGCTCAATATGTGGGCGGACAGTCTTTTACTCGCAATCACCAAAATGATCCTGGGCGACGTGCTCCCTTTGTGCCGGTGCCGGTGGTGCAACAGCGTCAGGCTCTTGCTACTTTACAAACTTATGTGTTTAATGATGGGGTGTTTCGTTTTTCCCCAGATTTGTTAAATAATTTGGCACCTTCTCGCTGGGTACATTGGGGAATTTCTTCTCCATCGCGTTTAGATTATCCGATTTATGAGCAGGTTTCTGTTTTACAGCGGTTGGTGTTGCGGGTGTTGATGTCTCCCAATCGTCTAGCTCGCTTGCGAGATGCTGAACTTAAAGGGCAACCCGGTCAAGTTCTGGCATTACCAGAGGTTTTTGATACTCTCCAAACCGGCATTTGGACTGAAATTGTGGCCGGTGCTCCTACGAAAATTTCCAGTTTGCGGCGTTCTTTACAGCGCGAATATCTCGATATTTTGACCGCAATGGTTCTCAATAAAACTCAGGCGCCGGAGGATGCTCGCACCTTAGCCCGGTTTAAATTACGACAGTTGCGAGATGCAATTAGTACAGCTATGTCGCAAGGAGGTAATTTTGATACCTACACTCAAGCACATTTAGAAGAAACCCGCGATTTGATTGCTAAAGTTTTGGACGCAAAGTTAGAAAGTAGTTAA